The genomic DNA GGACTGGCTTGCGATGCGTCGCGTCAGGCGAAGGCTATCCACAGCGACTTTTCGGTCTTCCTCGGTACTGAGATAGTTCGGGGCTATAGCGGGCGCATCTTCGAAATTGCCGCTCCTGATTTGAACCGTCCCCCTGCTGGTCGGGTTCAGGTTCGCAACACTGGCCGTGAACGCCGGGAACGTGTGCAGCGGTTGACCGAACGCGTCGAGGCTCAACGGTTGCACGTGATACTCGAGATTCGCGTGCCTCCTTGACGGATCGCTACGTGCAAAGGCTCCCAACTGAGACGGCGCCATGCTCATCGGGCCCGTCCGGTGCAGTGCGTATTCAAGGCCGATCTTCGCCTTGCCGAGCATGCTCGACGCAAGCACATTCAGCGTCTCGCAATTTTCAACCTTGTACACCGCGCGAATCTGCAGATGGTCCTGCAAGTTCGCGCCAACGCCCGGTGTGTTTTGAATGATGTCAACGCCGTGCTTCTTCAGGTGAGACGCGAGTCCAATACCCGAGTGCTGCAGAATATGGGGCGATCCGATCGCGCCCGCGCTCAGTACCACTTCGCGTGCCGCATTCACCGAAACAAGCTCGCCATCGCGAACAATCTCCGCGCCCGTGCAGCGCAGCCCGCCGCTTTCGTCACGCACGATCGTGAGTTTCTTCACGCGGGCGTTCGTCCACGTGGTGAGGTTTGACCGGTGTTTGATCGGACGCAGAAATGCCTTCGACGTGTTCCATCGCCAGCCGTTTTTTTGCGTGACGTCGAAGTAGCCGACGCCGAAGTTGTCGCCGGTATTGAAGTCGTCGATGAAGGGAATGCCCGCCTGCGCCGCCGCTTTGCTGAACGCATCCAGGATATCCCACTTAAGACGCTGCTTTTCGACACGCCACTCGCCACCGCTCGCATGCACTTTTGCAATGGAGGCCGCATTGCCGTTGAGCAGACCGCGCTGTTCGGGGTGGAGCTTGTAAAAGTCTTCATGCGCCATGAAGTCCTTCAGCGAGTTATCCCAGGTCCATTCGGGATTCCCCGTCAATTCGGCCCAGTGGTCGTAGTCACGCGCCTGGCCACGCATGTAGATCATGCCGTTGATACTCGAACAGCCTCCCAGCGTTTTGCCACGCGGATAGAGTATCTGCCGCCCATTGAGTCCCTTGTCCGGCTCAGTACGGAATTGCCAGTCCGTACGCGGATTGCCGATGCAGTAGAGGTAACCGACGGGAATGTGAATCCACATGTAATCGTCGGCACCGCCTGCTTCGACCAGGAGAACATTTCTGGTCTTGTCGGCGCTCAGTCGATTTGCCAGCAGACTCCCGGCAGATCCAGCTCCGATAACAACATAATCAAATGTCTTGCTTTCCATCTCGCGACCACCATCGAAAACGTTTAGCTATACGAACTAGGCTCAACCACCATCGACGCTGACGACATAATTAGACCGATCGTCTATAAAAAGGCAAAAAAATTTGGCTTACTTCAGTGAGGCGAAAAAACCGTTCGCGAACGTGCGCAGTGCCGCAGGGTTACCGTCGAGTTTCGCCCTGAGCACAGCCCCTTCCCAACCAATCCAGAAAAATGCGGCTACGCTCGCACAATCGGTTTTGCGCGGGATCTCGCCGGCCGCTCGCGCTTCGAGCAGGCATCGCGCCGTTCGTGCTTCCCAGTCTATGAATACCTCACGCAGACGCTCGCGGTAGCCTTCGGGTAGCACGCCCATCTCTTGTCCAAGATTGCCGACCAGACATCCGCGCTTGAAGCGATAACGCCGCATGCCCGCCTCAGCGTCCATGACGAAGTCGTGCAACCGTTCAAGCGGCGACCTTCTTTCATTCGTCAGAATGCGGTCCAGTTTCTTCGCGAAGTACGCCGCATAT from Paraburkholderia terrae includes the following:
- a CDS encoding TetR/AcrR family transcriptional regulator — its product is MNTPTIPRRRGRPPKELAGYSETRESLLRAGVAVLTEKGFSSTGIEEILRNADVPKGSFYHFFASKEAFGLELIDRYAAYFAKKLDRILTNERRSPLERLHDFVMDAEAGMRRYRFKRGCLVGNLGQEMGVLPEGYRERLREVFIDWEARTARCLLEARAAGEIPRKTDCASVAAFFWIGWEGAVLRAKLDGNPAALRTFANGFFASLK
- a CDS encoding GMC family oxidoreductase, which encodes MESKTFDYVVIGAGSAGSLLANRLSADKTRNVLLVEAGGADDYMWIHIPVGYLYCIGNPRTDWQFRTEPDKGLNGRQILYPRGKTLGGCSSINGMIYMRGQARDYDHWAELTGNPEWTWDNSLKDFMAHEDFYKLHPEQRGLLNGNAASIAKVHASGGEWRVEKQRLKWDILDAFSKAAAQAGIPFIDDFNTGDNFGVGYFDVTQKNGWRWNTSKAFLRPIKHRSNLTTWTNARVKKLTIVRDESGGLRCTGAEIVRDGELVSVNAAREVVLSAGAIGSPHILQHSGIGLASHLKKHGVDIIQNTPGVGANLQDHLQIRAVYKVENCETLNVLASSMLGKAKIGLEYALHRTGPMSMAPSQLGAFARSDPSRRHANLEYHVQPLSLDAFGQPLHTFPAFTASVANLNPTSRGTVQIRSGNFEDAPAIAPNYLSTEEDRKVAVDSLRLTRRIASQSALAAYKPQEYKPGPQYQSDEELENLAREIATTIFHPVGTVKMGNLADPNVVVDSHLRVRGVAGLRVVDASVMPTITSGNTSCPTMMIAEKASAWIQKGI